The following proteins are co-located in the Apium graveolens cultivar Ventura chromosome 5, ASM990537v1, whole genome shotgun sequence genome:
- the LOC141661566 gene encoding uncharacterized protein LOC141661566, which yields MDRYIIRGASENPPNEPQNNTTNIGESSGKRAMIDTNMLHNEIVSDTAKRKPIKEYEPTIRDDVRRRYVQMGPYKPTSHIFPSTKYGDRQRSFQASWLNNWDWLEYSSSEDAAFCFWCYLFGDKRAGDQAFAKKGFRNWKKALSKFRDHIGLDGSVHKNAQTLYFGFKDQRQSITRKFSLGIEVTGAAYRTRLTVSVDVARLLLGLGLDFCGNDKSSTSIRKGNFLEILSWYSLRNIDVGKVVKQNAPVNHQLTSLYIRKQIVGGCASETTKAIISDIADKYFSLLLDEARDNSVKEQMVVIIRYVNNLGDNLERFFGVVLVATACVERTFSAMNVVKSNL from the coding sequence ATGGATCGATATATTATTCGAGGTGCAAGTGAAAACCCTCCTAATGAGCCTCAGAACAACACCACAAATATTGGGGAATCAAGCGGAAAAAGAGCGATGATTGATACTAATATGCTACATAATGAAATCGTTAGTGATACTGCTAAGCGTAAACCGATCAAAGAGTATGAGCCGACAATAAGAGATGATGTGAGAAGACGATACGTTCAAATGGGGCCTTATAAACCAACATCTCATATTTTTCCTTCAACGAAATATGGTGACAGACAAAGAAGTTTTCAGGCTAGTTGGTTGAACAATTGGGATTGGTTGGAATATAGCTCCTCTGAAGATGCAGCTTTTTGTTTTTGGTGTTATCTTTTTGGAGATAAAAGAGCAGGAGATCAAGCATTCGCAAAGAAGGGATTCCGAAATTGGAAAAAGGCATTATCAAAATTCAGGGATCACATTGGGCTTGATGGTAGTGTACACAAAAATGCCCAGACACTATATTTTGGTTTCAAAGATCAAAGGCAGAGTATAACAAGAAAATTCTCACTTGGAATTGAGGTTACAGGGGCTGCCTACCGTACGCGTTTAACCGTAAGTGTGGATGTTGCTCGGTTGCTTCTTGGATTAGGATTAGATTTTTGTGGGAATGACAAATCATCAACATCAATACGCAAGGGTAATTTTCTGGAAATACTCTCTTGGTATAGCTTGCGTAATATTGATGTTGGAAAAGTTGTAAAACAGAATGCTCCTGTAAATCATCAACTTACATCTCTATATATTCGAAAGCAAATTGTTGGAGGTTGTGCATCTGAGACAACCAAAGCTATTATTTCTGATATTGCAGACAAGTATTTTTCCTTATTACTTGATGAAGCTCGTGATAATTCTGTTAAAGAACAGATGGTGGTCATTATAAGATATGTAAATAATCTTGGTGATAACTTGGAGCGATTTTTTGGAGTTGTTCTTGTTGCAACAGCTTGTGTGGAACGCACATTTTCTGCCATGAATGTTGTTAAGTCGAATCTATGA